One window of the Torulaspora delbrueckii CBS 1146 chromosome 6, complete genome genome contains the following:
- the TDEL0F00120 gene encoding urea carboxylase-associated family protein: MSAISSQNPEKQTYGLRKPKAAYFPQPGSKLYADKDLYQKIANSKKRLVKTYLIQPRSALAVEIPAKSIFRLTTPEGPQVGDLNIWNRHNPRERFWAARTRQLHSAHVSTYDRLWSNLPYLRPLVTIIGDTLGGRHDEWGGRVHDTLGTRYDPYVDKLISGEDNDFHCHSNLTRAVLPYGLTEFDVHDVLNVFQVTGLNEYDQYFMEACPSEKTDFFECFAEQDLLVALSACPGGDLSNWDWGEDKDKVDQMGMIDTCRRLQIEVYQLEDPETALQGWEEPQFPKYRGNHGLKISSSQE; encoded by the coding sequence ATGAGTGCCATATCATCTCAAAATCCTGAAAAGCAGACCTACGGATTGCGAAAACCGAAAGCTGCTTATTTTCCCCAGCCTGGATCGAAGCTGTATGCTGACAAGGACTTATATCAAAAGATCGCAAATAGTAAGAAGCGCCTAGTCAAGACCTACCTGATCCAACCAAGAAGTGCGCTAGCGGTAGAAATTCCAGCTAAAAGCATATTTCGGCTGACAACACCTGAGGGTCCCCAGGTCGGCGATCTGAACATTTGGAATCGGCATAATCCAAGAGAACGATTCTGGGCTGCCCGTACAAGACAGTTACACAGTGCCCATGTTTCAACTTATGACAGATTGTGGTCGAATTTGCCATATTTGAGGCCTTTGGTCACCATCATTGGCGATACTTTGGGTGGGAGACACGATGAATGGGGAGGCAGAGTTCACGACACTCTAGGAACTAGATACGATCCCTATGTGGACAAACTAATCAGCGGCGAAGACAATGATTTCCACTGTCACTCGAATCTAACCCGGGCTGTGCTCCCCTACGGTCTCACAGAATTCGATGTTCATGATGTACTTAATGTATTTCAAGTTACTGGACTCAATGAGTACGATCAATACTTCATGGAAGCCTGTCCTTCTGAAAAGACAGACTTCTTTGAATGTTTTGCCGAGCAGGATCTGTTGGTAGCTCTTTCCGCTTGTCCTGGAGGCGATCTGTCTAATTGGGACTGGGGTGAAGACAAAGACAAAGTCGATCAAATGGGCATGATAGATACTTGCAGACGGCTTCAAATTGAGGTTTACCAACTTGAAGATCCCGAAACAGCTTTGCAGGGCTGGGAAGAGCCTCaatttccaaaatatcGTGGGAACCATGGATTGAAAATATCTTCAAGCCAAGAGTAA